GGGAGTTGGGGAGTTGGGAAGTTGGGAAGTTTTGGGAACCGCGTGCAACTTCCAAACTTCCGAACTTCCAGACTTTTTCAGCAGCCGCAGCCGCCATCGCTTTCGTCGTCTTCGTTCTCGTCGCCCGCATCGCCGGTCACGTCCGTCGGGCCATCGGTGTCGTCGTCATCCCCGGGCGCGAGCCCGTCGTCGTCATCGCCGAAGCTTTGCGTTTCGACGGTGATGAAAAGATCGCGCCACGCCCAGCCCTCGTCGGAGGTGGCGACGGCGATCGCCTGATAGACGCCCGGGTGCGTAGGCGTCCACGTCGCGCGACGGCCCGAAAGTTCAACGCCCGGCAATCCGTGGATCGAAAGGCGCGCGTTGGGCTGCGTTTCGTAGACCCACGCCTGGCTTGCGCGCCCGCGTGACGGTCCGGGTAGCGCGGGTTTGGTAAAATGCGTAAACGGGGCGTCGTAGCACTTTACGCGGTCGCGGAACGCATGCGCGAAAAATGGACTCGCCTGATAGCGAAGGAAGATCGCGTCACGTAAAAGCGTGTCGGCGCGTTCGAGCGCGTCCGCGTCGCCGGTGCCGGAGATAAGCGCGCCCAGGTGCTGCATCAATTCCAACAGTGCGCGGCCTTCCGAGCGCGGGCGAAGCATGGGATACCACAGGTCGTCAACGAGTTCGGCGTCGAGACCGCCGTGGTGCATCGCATCCGGAATCGACGCCATGTCCGCGGCGACCCGGAGCAATTCGGCGCCGCGCGAAAAAACCGCGTCGCGGTCGCCGGTCGCCCAGGCGCTTTCGAAAAACGGAACCGCCGTTTCCATGTCCAGGTTCAACGGGAAGGCGGTGCCCGGATTGCCGATGTCGTTGCTGCCAAACGAATACCGGACGGCGTGGGCGAGCGTCTGGACATCGCCGGGACGATCGGCCAAGCCGGCGACATTCGTGTCGAGCGCGCCGAAGGGGTCGTAGTTCCAGGGGTCCGCGACGTACGCGCCGTAGGTGCCCGCGATGATGCGGTCCGCGGCACCCAGGAACATGAGATTGCCGAGGAATCCGGAGACGTCGCCCAGCATGTCGCCCGCCCGGAACGCGAGCGGCGCCATCAACAAGCGGCCGGTAAACCCGTCGCCGCCGTCGTTGGCGAACTGATTGTCCCAGAAGATCGGCGGCCGGCCGTAAAAGGAGCGCGCCGTCTCGAAATCGTTCCCGGTGAGCACGTGGCCGTCGGTCGGCGCGCCCCAGAAAAGGTGGATCGCCTGATCGACCTTGCCCATGGCCTTGGCGTACTCGACGCCGCCGGGCCAATCCGTCATGTGTTCGGGACGTTTGGCCAGAGGATTGACGACGATCTCGACCGGCTCGCCGGCGAGCATCTCGAGTTCGGCCTTCACGAATTCGGCGAGATCGGCATGCTTACGGCCGAGTTTGCGGTCCACCGGTTCGTCGATGTCGTTTTCGATGTCGTCGAACATGACCATGAAGCCGCGGTAACCCGCATCGACAAACGGGGCGAGCTTGGCGATGAGCGTGGCGCGCTCGCCCGGGTCATCCACGATCATGTCGCGGCCGGGCGCGATGCCGTAGAAAACCTCGACGCCGACAAGGCGCCCGAGGTCCAACAGCTCCTGGAACGCGGCCATTTCCACGTCGGTGTACGTCTCTCGCCAGCGATCGCGATGTTTGGGCTCGTCCTTCGGCGCATACAGATACCAACCGAGACCGGCGCGGGCGAGGGTCAGGATCATGCGCCGGCGCTCGATCGGCGACCACGGCGTGCCGTAGAAGCCCTCGATCGCGCCGAATCCCGCGCGCGTCGGCTCAGCCCGGCCGGGCGCGCGTGTACGCAACGCGTCGCCCCGCTGCCCGTTCGGCGCAACCGGCACGGCGACGACGTCCCAGCCGGACTCCTCGGGACGCGGCGCGATCCACGGCCCGGCACCCAGCCGCCGATCGACGAAATGTTCCGCGCCGGGATCGGCGACACCGGGCGGCACGAAAAAAATCTCCACGAACGCGGGATCGCCATTGGGCGCCTGCCAATCGAGCGCCATCTCGCCCGTACCGCGGTCCGCGGCGATCAGGTTCACGATCGGGCGCGGCGTGCGTTCGTCGGCGGCGAAAATCGACAGCTCTCGCAGCGCGGCGCGTCCGGGCTTCACGAGCGTGAGTTCGACGCACCCGCCGTTCGTCGGCGCGGAAAAGACGAACGTGTCCAGGCCCGCGGGCCAGAGCGCCTCACGCACGACCGGGCCGTGACACCAGGCGAGCACGCGCAGCACGGTATCGCCCTTGGGCCGCCGCGCCCAATCGGCGGTGATCGACGTGATGCCAAGGGGCGTGCGCGGAAAGGCGGGCAACAGGTCGGCGGTGAGTGTGCCGCCCTCGGCGTGAACCTTCCACGAGGTGCGTTCGATGCCGTCGCGAACGGTGTAAGCCGCGTCATCGGTTTCGCGCGGCCACAAGCCGACGAATTTTTCGCGGGTGCCGGTCGCGGTGACGCGCGCGTACGGAGCGAGGTCGATCGGCGCGGCGAGCGCGGCGCGCAAGTCAACCGAGACGACCGTGAACAAGGCAGCGACGACGATGAACGCCAATTGCCCGGGACGTACCCTTGCAACCATGCCGACCCTCCACCAAACGCACCGCGCCAAAATATTGCGCGTAATTCAGAAACAACTTTTCATTATAAGGATTGCATGGCGTTTGGCCATAGGTCGAGGAGCGAGGGGGCGCGACGCCAGGGCCGCAAACGAAGTCGCCCCGCTCAGAGCGGGGCGACGAAGTGCGCGGTCGGCTGCTCATCGGCACAATTGA
This genomic stretch from bacterium harbors:
- a CDS encoding beta-N-acetylglucosaminidase domain-containing protein, producing the protein MVARVRPGQLAFIVVAALFTVVSVDLRAALAAPIDLAPYARVTATGTREKFVGLWPRETDDAAYTVRDGIERTSWKVHAEGGTLTADLLPAFPRTPLGITSITADWARRPKGDTVLRVLAWCHGPVVREALWPAGLDTFVFSAPTNGGCVELTLVKPGRAALRELSIFAADERTPRPIVNLIAADRGTGEMALDWQAPNGDPAFVEIFFVPPGVADPGAEHFVDRRLGAGPWIAPRPEESGWDVVAVPVAPNGQRGDALRTRAPGRAEPTRAGFGAIEGFYGTPWSPIERRRMILTLARAGLGWYLYAPKDEPKHRDRWRETYTDVEMAAFQELLDLGRLVGVEVFYGIAPGRDMIVDDPGERATLIAKLAPFVDAGYRGFMVMFDDIENDIDEPVDRKLGRKHADLAEFVKAELEMLAGEPVEIVVNPLAKRPEHMTDWPGGVEYAKAMGKVDQAIHLFWGAPTDGHVLTGNDFETARSFYGRPPIFWDNQFANDGGDGFTGRLLMAPLAFRAGDMLGDVSGFLGNLMFLGAADRIIAGTYGAYVADPWNYDPFGALDTNVAGLADRPGDVQTLAHAVRYSFGSNDIGNPGTAFPLNLDMETAVPFFESAWATGDRDAVFSRGAELLRVAADMASIPDAMHHGGLDAELVDDLWYPMLRPRSEGRALLELMQHLGALISGTGDADALERADTLLRDAIFLRYQASPFFAHAFRDRVKCYDAPFTHFTKPALPGPSRGRASQAWVYETQPNARLSIHGLPGVELSGRRATWTPTHPGVYQAIAVATSDEGWAWRDLFITVETQSFGDDDDGLAPGDDDDTDGPTDVTGDAGDENEDDESDGGCGC